The following proteins are co-located in the Larimichthys crocea isolate SSNF chromosome XXIV, L_crocea_2.0, whole genome shotgun sequence genome:
- the gjb3 gene encoding gap junction protein beta 3 → MDWKTFQALLSGVNKYSTAFGRVWLSVVFVFRVMVYVVAAERVWGDEQKDFDCNTKQPGCANVCYDHFFPISHIRLWALQLIFVTCPSFMVVMHVAYRDDRERKYKARHGDNSKLYNNTGKKHGGLWWTYLISLFVKTGIEVAFLYILHHVYDSFYLPRLVKCEVLPCPNQVDCYIGHPTEKKVFTYFMVGASALCIVLNICEIIYLISKRIVRCANKIKRRSRQRVAHQDNYNDDPFNNCNVPMLKQDIKEKERPPSFKSAYRPSGLKLEEKIRASAPNLLMAS, encoded by the coding sequence ATGGACTGGAAGACCTTTCAAGCCCTCCTTAGTGGGGTGAACAAATACTCCACAGCGTTCGGGAGGGTATGgctgtctgtggtgtttgtgttcagagtGATGGTGTACGTggtggcagcagagagagtATGGGGCGATGAGCAGAAGGACTTCGATTGCAACACCAAGCAGCCCGGCTGCGCCAACGTGTGCTATGACCACTTCTTTCCCATCTCCCACATCCGCCTGTGGGCCTTGCAGCTCATCTTCGTCACCTGCCCATCCTTCATGGTGGTCATGCACGTGGCGTACCGTGATGACCGCGAGCGCAAGTACAAAGCCAGGCATGGTGACAACAGCAAGCTGTACAACAACACAGGCAAGAAACATGGTGGCTTGTGGTGGACCTATCTCATCAGCCTTTTTGTAAAAACGGGTATCGAGGTAGCCTTCCTCTACATCCTCCACCACGTCTACGACAGCTTCTACCTACCAAGACTAGTTAAGTGTGAGGTGTTGCCTTGCCCCAACCAGGTGGACTGCTACATCGGTCACCCCACAGAGAAGAAGGTCTTCACCTACTTCATGGTTGGAGCTTCGGCCCTCTGCATCGTTCTGAACATCTGCGAGATCATTTATCTAATCTCTAAACGCATTGTTCGATGTGCAAACAAGATAAAAAGGCGCAGTCGCCAAAGGGTTGCACATCAAGACAACTACAACGATGATCCTTTTAACAACTGCAATGTACCGATGCTGAAGCAGGACATTAAGGAAAAGGAAAGGCCCCCATCCTTCAAATCTGCATACAGGCCATCTGGACTCAAACTTGAAGAGAAGATAAGGGCCTCTGCTCCTAATCTGTTAATGGCTTCGTGA